Within Microterricola gilva, the genomic segment CGAACTGCTGCGCCTGCGCCTGATCGGCGCGCACCGCGGCGAGGTACTCGTCCTCGTTCAGCGAGCGGAGCACGTCGTCACGGTCCAGGCCGAGCTCTGCGCCGAGATCGGCGAGGTCCTCGACGCGGCCGAGGTGGCGACCTTCGGTGAAGTAGGCGCTGAGCAGACGCTCGACGGCCTGCAGCTGGATGCCCTGCGCCTTGGCATAGTGCAGCAGCTGGTGCGCCTTGACGGTGTTCGTGTGCTGGAGGATGTCGAAGTTGTACTCGAGGCCAACGGATGCCGCGATGCCGGTGACGTGCTCAAGCATCTCCCCGACGCGCTCGGCCGGCATGCCCTTGTGCTTGGCAAGGAAGTCGATCTCGCTGCCCTCGAAGTCGACGGGGGTATCGGGGGCCAGCTCGAAGCTGTGGTACTCCACGATCACCTCTGGCGCGTCGGCATCCTGCTGGAATTCGGTCACACCACCCTCGAATTTGCGCTTGCCAATGAAGCACCAGGGGCAGGCGATGTCGGACCAGACGTCAATTTTGATGGGTTCACTCACGACAGGGTCCAACCGGCGCAGCCCCCGCGGTATTCCCGATGCACCCAGCTCGGCCAGATACAGTTGGCAGTGCCATGGCAAACAAACTCAATCCGCACCCCGATATTCCCCTCGACCTGCCGACGGGCGAGCGCATCGCCGCCGCCGTCGAACACTACGGCGAGGAGGCCGTGGCCCAGAACGCCATCACCCTGCTGCGCGCCAAGAACGCGGGCAAGGACTTCCTGCTCTACGCCGGAGGGCGCCACGCCCTCGGGATCCTCGACGGCGCCCCCGCCCTGTACTGGCCGGAGCTCTGGGGCGCACGCGCCCTGCTGCACGTCTGGGATGACGCGGCCGCTCCGTACGTCGTCGTCGGTCTCGGCAACCAGGCCTGGCGCGTGCGCGAGATGTGCGCCAAGGTCGTGCTGCTGCGCGACCTTCAGGTCGCGCCCAAGCTGGTGCGCCTGACCACCGACGAGAACCCGCGCGTCCGCGCCGCGGCCCTGCACGCCCTCGCGGCCCAGGGCACGGAGGAGCACGTCGAGACGATCGCCCAGCGTCTCCGCGACCCGGAGAAGTCGGTGCGCCAGGCCGCTCAGCAGGCCCGCGACGTGCTGCGCGAGCGCCTCCGCCCGGAAGCAGCCGAGCCGGCCGAAACCGCCGAAGCAGCCTCCGAGTAGCCCTGCCGGGAATCCTTTGCGGGAGCTCGGAATCATGACACGCGCCACCGGCAGGCGGGAGCGGAATGTTGTGGTACTCGAGGAGCGCCGGCGAGTTGCTGATCTCCTCGGAGCGCAGGCGCGGTTATCCGCGGTCGCTGCCATGGGTCTCCACCGATCCGATATCTCTGGAAAGATGATCCGGTGAACTGGATGACCATCGCTGTGCCGCTCGCCACATTGATTCTTGGCGCGCTACTCTCGCAATTTTCGGAGCTTTGGCGACAGAAACGGGCGAGAAGCCAGGCCCTCGAAGACGCGCTCCGTGCCAAGCGCGCCGAAAGTTATGCGGGCTTTCTCGACGCCGCCCACACTGCCGCCCACCAACTGGGCAGAAGCGCACCCGGTTGCCCGCACCCGCTCGAACTGTCTGGCGAACAGTACTGGCGAGCCGACAGCGAAACCGCCCGCACGCTCCGTCTCATCCAGTTGGTCGCCAGCGATCAAGTCTCCGAGCTCGCAGCGAGCGTGCAGAGTGAGCTCATCGCCTTCAGAGACGCATTGCATGACCCCAACAATTCGAAGCCGATCCGATACGACTCGGCCGAGTATTGGGCAGCGTACGCACCGTATCAAGGAGCACGCAATGCCTTTGTCCGCACTGCGCGGTCAGAGGTCACCACCGTCAGCTCGTAATCGGGGCTCAGGCGCTCGGCGCGTCGACGGCCCCGCCGAAACGCCTGTTGCGTGATGCATACAGTTCGACGGCGCGCCATAGGTCCACCCGAGAGAAGTCCGGCCACAGCGTGTCCAGGAACACCATCTCGGCGTAGGCCGACTGCCAGAGCAGGAAGTTCGAAGTGCGCTGTTCCCCCGAGCTGCGCACGAACAGGTCGACGTCAGGCATCTCCGGGTTGTAGAGCTTCTTCGCGATCGCCTTCTCGGTGATCGCGGAGGGCTTCAGCCGACCGGCGGCCACATCCTCGGCCAGTGCGCGCACGGCATCCGTGATCTCATTGCGGCCACCGTAGTTCACGCACATCGTCAGCGTCATCGTCGAGTTGCCCGCGGTGAGCTTCTCGGCGTACTGCAACTCGTTGATGACGGATGCCCACAGCCGGGGCTTCCGTCCGGCCCAGCGGATCCGCACACCCCATTCGTTGAGCTGGTCGCGGCGACGGTGCAGCACGTCACGGTTGAAGCCCATCAGGAAGCGCACCTCATCGGGTGAGCGCTTCCAGTTCTCGGTCGAGAAGGCGTAGACGCTGAGGTGCTTGACGCCGATCTGAATGGCGCCGGCGACGACGTCGAGCAGCGCCGCTTCCCCCGCCTTGTGCCCCTCGACACGGGTGAGCCCGCGGGCGTTCGCCCAGCGGCCGTTGCCGTCCATCACCACGGCGACGTGCTCGGGCACGGCCTTCGCCGGAATCGCCGGCGGGTAGATGCCGGTCCAATCCAGTGGCTTGTAGGCGACGGCATCCTTGTGGGTGAAGGGCTTCGGGGTCATACGCTGCTTTCTCGCGAAACGTGGGAGAGCGAGCGCAGCCCGCGTTCCAGGTGCCATTGGGTGTACGCGGCGACGACGCCGCTGGCTCGGGATGCCGTGTTCTCCGGCGCCGCATCGGCGACGGCCCAGTTGCCCTCGAGCAGGGCGCCGAGCAGGCCGATCGTCTCGGTGTCGAGGCGCGGAGAGCCGGGCGGCGAACAGTCGGAGCAGACGACGCCGCCGATCTGCACCACCATGTGATCGTGCGGGCCGGCCAGGCCGCAACGGGCACAGTCGTGGAAGCTCGGCGCCCAGCCCGCCATCGAGAGCGCCCGCAGCAGATAGGAGTCGAGCGTGAGGCTCGCGTTGTGCTCGCGGCGGGACAGGGAGCGCAGGGCGCCGACCAGCAGCAGGTACTGCTGCAGCGAGCCCTCCGACTCGGTGAGCTTGTCGGCGGTCTCGACCATCGCCGTCGCCGCGGTGTAGCTGGGGTAGTCCTCCGCGATGAGCGCGCCGTATGCACCGAGCGTCTCGGCCTGCGTGATCACGTCGAGCGTTCGGCCCTCGTAGAGCTGCAGATCGGCGACCATGAACGGCTCGAGCCTCGAGCCGAACTTCGACGCGGTGCGCCGCACACCCTTGGCGACGGCACGCACCTTGCCGTGCTGGCGGGTCAGCAGTGTGACGATGCGGTCCGCTTCACCCAACTTGTGGGTGCGGAGCACGACGGCTTCATCACGATAGACAGGCACAGTCAATTATCCCCCGCGCCCGCCCGGTGCGGGCCGCCCCTCGCCGGATACGGCCGTTCGGGGGCTCCGCAGGCGTAGAGTCGCAGCGTGAATGTGCTTGTCACCGGGGGAACCGGCAATCTGGGTCGTGCAACGGTCGCCCGCCTTCGCGCGGTGGACATCGAGCCCCGCGTCCTCAGCCGCAAGCACGGACCGGGCCTGATCACCGGCGACCTCCGCACGGGCGACGGCCTGGCCGCGGCACTCGACGGCGTCGACACGGTGCTGCACCTGGCGACGGGCTACCGCAACGACCTCGACATCACGCGCGCGCTTCTGGATGCCGCACGCGCCAGGGGTGGCACGGCACCCCGCATCGTCTACATCTCGATCGTCGGCGTCGACGCGATCCCGCTCGGCTACTACCGCGGCAAACTGGCAGCAGAACGCGCCATCGAGGGGTCCGGCCTGCCGTTCGCCCTGCTCCGCGCCACCCAGTTCCACACCCTGATCGAGCAGATCTTTCGCGCCCAACGCGTGCTCCCGGTGCTCGTCGCTCCCCCGTTCTCCGCTCAACCGATCGCGGCGGGCGAGGTCGCGCAGCGGCTTGTCGAGCTAGTGCACAGCGGCGCGACGGGCCGTGCAGCCGACATCGGCGGCCCCGAGGTGCGCACCGCCCGCGAGTTCGGCGAGCAGTATCAGGCGGCGCGCTCCGGTCGCCGCGCCGTGCGCACGCTGTCGATTCCCGGCGCGACCGTTCGGGCCTTCCGTGCCGGCCACAATCTCGTTCCCGGCGCGCCGTACGGGCGACAGACTTTCGCGGAGTCCCTCGCCGCACACTGACGGCGTCATCACGAGGCTCCGCGACTTGGTATACATGGAGCATGAGCACCGCCCTCTTCGTCATCCCCCTCTGGCTCGACCTCACCGCGGTCGCCATCGGAGCGATCCAGGGCGCCATGTTCGCGGCCCGCATGAAGGATCGCCGCATCGACCTGCTCGGCGTCGCGATCATCGGCGTCGCCGTCGGGCTCGGCGGCGGTCTGCTGCGTGACGTGCTCATCAACCAGCTGCCGGCCGCGCTGGCGAGCAACTGGTACCTGCCGGTGGCGACGGCATCCGCCCTCATCGGCATGGCCCTCGTGCGCGTCTTCGACAAACTGAACCCGCTCATCATCGGGCTGGATGCCGTCACGATCGGCCTCTTCGGCGCGATCGGTGTCACCAAGGCACTCGCCTACGGCGTTCCGGAGGTGCCCGCCGCGTTCGTCGGCGTGCTGAGCGCCGTCGGCGGCTCGATCCTGCGCGACATGATGCTCAACCTGCCGATCGCGCTCATGCACGTCGGCTCGCTGTACGCGGTCGCGGCCGGCGTCGGCTGCACGCTGCTCGTGATCCTCGCCTCCGCCGGCGTGCAGATCACCATCGCCGGCATCGTCTGCGTCGGCGTGACGACGATCATCCGGCTGCTCGCCGTCCGCTTCGGCTGGAGCCTGCCTGAGCAGCGAGCCCTCGCCAGCTGGCCGCGCTGGCGCCGCAGCTGAGCCGTTCCGCCTCCATCGCACCCGCAGACCGCTGAGGGCTGATGCCCCGTCGGTAACTCAGGCAGAAGTGCGGTGCGCCGAACCGAACCGTCGGGGCCCGGTTAAAGTGTGACGGCCCGGGGAATTCCCCGGGCCGTCACACTTTAACTGGGCCGTCAGACGCCGACGTGCTCGGCGATCTGCTCGGCGAAGGCGTCGGCGTCGGCGGATGCCGCTGCACGCTGTGCGCGGTTGACGGCAGACACGACGGCCTTCAGCGACGCGACGGAGGTGTCTGCATCGATGCCGACGCCCCACAGCCGCTGGCCGTCCACGTCGAGCTCAACGTACGACGCCGCCTGGGCGTCGCCGCTGGCCGAGAGCGTGTGCTGCGAGAAGTCGAACAGGTCGACCTTCAGCCCGCGGGTGGCCAGCACAGACAGGAACGCGGCGATCGGGCCGTTGCCCGAACCCTGCGCGGTCTCGGTGACGTTGCCGTCACGCACCTCGACCTCGAGGTGCACGCCCTCGCCCTTGTGCGTCGTGACGGTGGAGATCAGCTCGAAACGGCCCCAGCGCTCCGCGCCGGCTGCGGCCTCAGCGCTCGGCAGGTACTCGTCGCGGAAGATGTTCCAGATCTGCTCGCTGGTGAGCTCGCCGCCCTCTGCGTCGGTCCTGGCCTGCACGACACCGCTAAACTCGATCTGCAGGCGGCGCGGCAGCTCCAGCGCGTGGTCGTTCTTCAGCAGGTAGGCGACTCCGCCCTTGCCGGACTGCGAGTTGACGCGGATGACGGCCTCATAGCTGCGGCCGAGGTCCTTCGGGTCGACGGGCAGGTACGGCACGGCCCACTCCAGCTCGTCGACGGAGACACCACGCTCGTCGGCCTCGGCGGCCATCGCCTCGAAGCCCTTCTTGATGGCGTCCTGGTGCGAGCCGCTGAACG encodes:
- a CDS encoding DsbA family oxidoreductase, whose translation is MSEPIKIDVWSDIACPWCFIGKRKFEGGVTEFQQDADAPEVIVEYHSFELAPDTPVDFEGSEIDFLAKHKGMPAERVGEMLEHVTGIAASVGLEYNFDILQHTNTVKAHQLLHYAKAQGIQLQAVERLLSAYFTEGRHLGRVEDLADLGAELGLDRDDVLRSLNEDEYLAAVRADQAQAQQFGINGVPFFVIDGKYGLSGAQDAGTFAQVLQQVRSERAEEISA
- a CDS encoding HEAT repeat domain-containing protein, which codes for MANKLNPHPDIPLDLPTGERIAAAVEHYGEEAVAQNAITLLRAKNAGKDFLLYAGGRHALGILDGAPALYWPELWGARALLHVWDDAAAPYVVVGLGNQAWRVREMCAKVVLLRDLQVAPKLVRLTTDENPRVRAAALHALAAQGTEEHVETIAQRLRDPEKSVRQAAQQARDVLRERLRPEAAEPAETAEAASE
- a CDS encoding isoprenyl transferase — its product is MTPKPFTHKDAVAYKPLDWTGIYPPAIPAKAVPEHVAVVMDGNGRWANARGLTRVEGHKAGEAALLDVVAGAIQIGVKHLSVYAFSTENWKRSPDEVRFLMGFNRDVLHRRRDQLNEWGVRIRWAGRKPRLWASVINELQYAEKLTAGNSTMTLTMCVNYGGRNEITDAVRALAEDVAAGRLKPSAITEKAIAKKLYNPEMPDVDLFVRSSGEQRTSNFLLWQSAYAEMVFLDTLWPDFSRVDLWRAVELYASRNRRFGGAVDAPSA
- the recO gene encoding DNA repair protein RecO, with amino-acid sequence MPVYRDEAVVLRTHKLGEADRIVTLLTRQHGKVRAVAKGVRRTASKFGSRLEPFMVADLQLYEGRTLDVITQAETLGAYGALIAEDYPSYTAATAMVETADKLTESEGSLQQYLLLVGALRSLSRREHNASLTLDSYLLRALSMAGWAPSFHDCARCGLAGPHDHMVVQIGGVVCSDCSPPGSPRLDTETIGLLGALLEGNWAVADAAPENTASRASGVVAAYTQWHLERGLRSLSHVSRESSV
- a CDS encoding SDR family oxidoreductase — its product is MNVLVTGGTGNLGRATVARLRAVDIEPRVLSRKHGPGLITGDLRTGDGLAAALDGVDTVLHLATGYRNDLDITRALLDAARARGGTAPRIVYISIVGVDAIPLGYYRGKLAAERAIEGSGLPFALLRATQFHTLIEQIFRAQRVLPVLVAPPFSAQPIAAGEVAQRLVELVHSGATGRAADIGGPEVRTAREFGEQYQAARSGRRAVRTLSIPGATVRAFRAGHNLVPGAPYGRQTFAESLAAH
- a CDS encoding trimeric intracellular cation channel family protein, which codes for MSTALFVIPLWLDLTAVAIGAIQGAMFAARMKDRRIDLLGVAIIGVAVGLGGGLLRDVLINQLPAALASNWYLPVATASALIGMALVRVFDKLNPLIIGLDAVTIGLFGAIGVTKALAYGVPEVPAAFVGVLSAVGGSILRDMMLNLPIALMHVGSLYAVAAGVGCTLLVILASAGVQITIAGIVCVGVTTIIRLLAVRFGWSLPEQRALASWPRWRRS